Proteins encoded within one genomic window of Bacillus sp. 1NLA3E:
- the murG gene encoding undecaprenyldiphospho-muramoylpentapeptide beta-N-acetylglucosaminyltransferase — protein sequence MKIVVSGGGTGGHIYPALALIREIKKENKEASFLYIGTEKGLESKLVPMGNIPFQSIHITGFKRKLSIENFKTIMRFFKGVQKSKKVLKEYKPDVVIGTGGYVCGPVVYAAAKLGIPTIIHEQNSVPGLTNKFLSRYVDRVAICFEEAKQYFPAEKVVLTGNPRASEVLGQDGVSGRNSVGLNQNLPAVLIFGGSRGARPINDAVLNSLALLSGKPYQVLYVTGDVHYEKVKKEAEMIGNPENVIIKPFVHNMPEVLAGIDLAVSRAGATSLAELTSLGVPSILIPSPYVTNNHQEKNARALSDHGAAELLLESDLSSEKLIEKIDEILLKPQKLAKMKTEAKKLGIPDAANRLSKVMKEITK from the coding sequence ATGAAAATTGTTGTAAGTGGTGGAGGAACCGGGGGACATATTTATCCTGCGTTGGCCTTAATTAGAGAAATAAAAAAAGAAAATAAAGAAGCTTCATTTTTATACATTGGAACTGAAAAAGGACTTGAAAGTAAGCTTGTTCCTATGGGAAATATTCCGTTTCAATCCATACATATAACGGGATTTAAGCGTAAGTTGTCAATTGAAAATTTCAAAACAATTATGCGTTTCTTTAAAGGAGTACAGAAGAGTAAGAAAGTTCTAAAGGAGTATAAACCTGATGTTGTAATTGGAACAGGTGGATATGTTTGCGGACCAGTAGTGTATGCTGCTGCAAAGCTCGGAATACCCACCATTATTCATGAACAAAACAGTGTTCCAGGATTAACAAACAAATTTTTAAGTCGATATGTGGATCGGGTCGCTATATGCTTTGAGGAGGCAAAACAGTATTTCCCAGCAGAAAAAGTGGTGTTAACTGGTAATCCGCGTGCATCTGAAGTCCTTGGCCAGGACGGTGTAAGTGGAAGAAACTCAGTTGGCTTAAATCAAAATCTTCCTGCTGTATTAATATTTGGTGGAAGCAGGGGGGCACGCCCAATCAATGATGCGGTCTTAAATTCCTTAGCATTATTAAGTGGAAAGCCTTATCAAGTGTTGTACGTAACTGGGGACGTGCATTATGAAAAAGTAAAAAAAGAAGCGGAAATGATTGGGAATCCGGAAAATGTGATCATCAAACCGTTTGTTCATAATATGCCTGAAGTGTTAGCGGGAATTGATTTAGCTGTTTCTCGTGCGGGTGCGACTAGTCTTGCAGAACTCACATCACTTGGCGTTCCGAGTATTTTGATTCCAAGTCCATATGTCACCAATAATCACCAGGAAAAAAATGCAAGAGCGCTAAGTGATCACGGTGCTGCAGAGCTTTTATTAGAATCGGATTTAAGTTCAGAAAAACTTATTGAAAAAATTGATGAAATCCTTTTGAAACCGCAAAAATTAGCAAAAATGAAAACAGAAGCGAAAAAGCTCGGAATACCTGATGCGGCTAACAGATTATCCAAAGTCATGAAAGAAATAACAAAATAA
- the murB gene encoding UDP-N-acetylmuramate dehydrogenase, whose translation MNDFLTELYASQLGKVKENEPLANHTTIKIGGPAEIFIEPSSIENLQKTMELIRKYNVTWRAIGRGSNMLVSDLGIEGVVIKLGSGLDHLVQNGNEVKVGGGYSLISLATLISKKGLSGLEFAGGIPGSVGGAVYMNAGAHNRDISKILTKAHILFPDGTIEWLSNQEMEFSYRTSVLQKKRPGIIVEAVFKLEPGDKDVIVAEMIKNKDYRRHTQPWNFPCAGSIFRNPLPNYAGKLIESAGLKGYSIGGAKISEMHGNFIVNNGDATAHDVLSLIQYIKNEIKNLYDVSMETEVEIIGKNLQK comes from the coding sequence ATGAACGATTTTCTTACTGAATTGTATGCAAGCCAACTTGGCAAAGTTAAAGAAAATGAACCGCTTGCCAACCATACAACAATAAAAATAGGTGGACCTGCTGAAATATTTATCGAACCATCGTCCATCGAGAATTTGCAAAAGACAATGGAACTGATTCGTAAATATAACGTGACATGGAGAGCGATAGGAAGAGGCTCAAACATGCTTGTGTCGGATCTAGGAATTGAAGGTGTGGTCATCAAGCTCGGTTCTGGACTAGATCATCTCGTCCAAAACGGCAATGAAGTGAAGGTTGGAGGGGGCTATTCCCTCATTAGCCTAGCGACGTTAATTAGCAAGAAGGGGTTATCTGGACTAGAATTTGCTGGTGGAATTCCCGGTTCAGTCGGTGGTGCTGTGTATATGAATGCCGGAGCCCACAACAGAGATATTTCGAAAATATTAACAAAGGCGCATATCTTGTTTCCTGATGGTACAATCGAATGGCTATCAAATCAAGAAATGGAGTTTTCGTATCGTACATCCGTTCTGCAAAAGAAACGACCTGGGATAATAGTTGAAGCGGTTTTTAAACTTGAACCAGGTGATAAAGATGTTATTGTAGCTGAAATGATAAAAAATAAGGATTATCGGCGACATACACAACCCTGGAATTTCCCTTGTGCAGGCAGTATTTTTAGAAATCCCCTTCCAAATTATGCTGGTAAACTAATTGAATCCGCTGGCCTTAAGGGTTACTCTATTGGGGGAGCGAAAATTTCGGAAATGCATGGGAATTTCATAGTGAATAATGGTGATGCTACCGCTCATGATGTCCTATCACTTATTCAATATATTAAGAATGAAATCAAGAATTTATATGACGTTTCAATGGAAACAGAAGTAGAAATAATCGGGAAAAACTTACAAAAATAA
- a CDS encoding cell division protein FtsQ/DivIB, giving the protein MEKGKVVSLEDRIPKLKQQRRRKANKRLIILLFFFFLLIGCIIYFQSPLSHIKNIEVSGNELYSTDEIKKISGLTRKTNLWKVDKKGTVTRIKKLPEINSATIRVKFPNSVTIKVTEHKRIAYIGHNGSFSAVLENGEILPKMKRGTIPVNAPILIDFKEGKVLKEMIVGLEQLPVGIVNSISEIHYTPKDTDKYRVTLYMNDGFQVVATLRNFSEKMSHYPSIISQLNPNVKGIIDLEVGSYFKAFQQEGAEKVEKEGEG; this is encoded by the coding sequence GTGGAAAAAGGGAAAGTTGTCTCCCTTGAGGATCGAATTCCAAAGTTAAAACAGCAAAGAAGAAGAAAAGCAAATAAGAGGTTGATTATTTTACTGTTTTTTTTCTTTTTATTAATAGGCTGTATAATCTACTTTCAATCACCTTTGAGCCATATAAAAAATATAGAAGTATCGGGAAATGAACTTTATTCTACTGATGAAATTAAAAAAATCAGTGGACTAACAAGAAAAACGAATTTATGGAAAGTTGATAAAAAAGGAACTGTAACAAGGATTAAGAAACTACCAGAAATAAACTCCGCGACGATAAGAGTCAAATTTCCTAATTCGGTTACAATTAAGGTAACTGAACATAAACGAATTGCTTACATAGGCCATAATGGCAGTTTTTCTGCAGTTTTAGAAAATGGCGAAATATTACCAAAAATGAAACGGGGTACAATCCCGGTTAATGCACCTATCTTAATTGATTTTAAAGAGGGAAAAGTATTGAAAGAAATGATAGTTGGCCTTGAACAATTGCCAGTTGGAATTGTCAATTCTATTTCAGAAATTCATTACACACCAAAGGATACGGATAAATATCGAGTAACTTTATATATGAACGACGGGTTTCAGGTCGTTGCTACCTTAAGAAATTTCTCAGAGAAAATGTCCCATTATCCTTCCATAATCAGTCAATTAAATCCAAATGTCAAAGGTATTATCGATCTAGAAGTAGGCTCTTACTTCAAAGCTTTTCAACAGGAAGGAGCTGAAAAAGTTGAAAAAGAAGGTGAAGGGTAA
- a CDS encoding DUF881 domain-containing protein, with protein sequence MKKKVKGKHVVFSLVFLVLGFMIAFSYQRTQMESEKSKISDKQWQRNLDLRNQLIEQEEINRDLQKELNSKQQKVLEKEKDLSKEAQVFYNLAEDTEKYRMYLGKVKVKGKGVEVTLADGDYDPKEENINNYLVHEQHVFKAMNELYISGASAVAINGQRLSYNSYIVCNGPVITVDGYQHPAPFVISAIGDPDVLNSALNLKGGVKDQLVNDNITVKIEKIDSIVLNAILGK encoded by the coding sequence TTGAAAAAGAAGGTGAAGGGTAAACACGTTGTCTTCTCCCTAGTTTTTTTGGTTTTGGGCTTTATGATTGCATTCTCATATCAAAGGACACAAATGGAAAGCGAAAAGTCCAAAATATCGGACAAGCAGTGGCAAAGAAATTTAGACCTCAGGAACCAACTAATTGAACAAGAAGAGATTAACCGTGATTTGCAAAAGGAATTAAATAGTAAGCAGCAAAAAGTCCTCGAAAAAGAAAAGGATTTATCAAAGGAAGCTCAAGTATTTTATAACTTGGCTGAAGACACTGAAAAATATCGGATGTATTTAGGGAAAGTGAAAGTAAAGGGAAAAGGCGTTGAAGTCACCTTAGCCGATGGCGATTATGACCCTAAAGAAGAAAATATTAATAATTACCTTGTTCACGAGCAACATGTGTTCAAGGCTATGAATGAATTATATATATCAGGTGCGTCAGCCGTCGCGATCAATGGTCAAAGACTTTCATATAATTCCTATATTGTTTGTAACGGACCAGTCATTACCGTAGATGGATACCAGCACCCAGCTCCTTTTGTTATTTCCGCAATTGGAGACCCTGATGTGTTAAACTCCGCTTTGAATTTAAAGGGTGGGGTTAAGGACCAATTGGTTAACGATAATATTACTGTGAAAATCGAAAAGATAGATAGCATTGTATTAAACGCTATCCTTGGGAAGTAA
- a CDS encoding DUF881 domain-containing protein, whose amino-acid sequence MDKKFLNFTAVAIVIGLMMAIQFQTVKKPVVRDTRDTWQLREDYLKEKEIQSKLLQEIRSNEEKLAKYETERKTSKEQVLRETLDELKTQSGLTEVTGPGIILTIEPVYEEILLGESAPTISPDSLKRLINELNMNGALNISVAGQRVINTTVVRDINKDTKIDGHSLKDFPIEIKVLADNMQNAEKLYNRMQASQSAEELFRFDNLRVDVANPSANITIPAYQDTIPVRNMEPVDSDKGGS is encoded by the coding sequence GTGGACAAAAAATTTCTTAATTTTACTGCAGTTGCGATTGTCATTGGACTGATGATGGCAATCCAATTTCAAACAGTTAAGAAACCGGTTGTAAGAGATACACGTGATACATGGCAACTTAGAGAAGATTACCTCAAGGAAAAGGAGATTCAATCTAAACTCCTACAAGAGATTCGCTCCAATGAAGAAAAATTAGCGAAATATGAAACCGAGCGTAAAACAAGTAAGGAACAAGTATTAAGAGAAACGCTCGATGAATTAAAAACACAGTCAGGTCTTACCGAGGTGACTGGACCGGGAATTATTCTTACGATTGAACCTGTGTATGAGGAAATCTTGTTAGGTGAGTCTGCTCCAACTATTTCTCCTGATTCACTAAAAAGGTTAATTAACGAACTAAATATGAATGGCGCGTTGAACATTTCTGTTGCTGGACAACGGGTTATTAATACAACAGTCGTTCGGGATATCAATAAAGATACAAAAATTGATGGACACTCACTGAAGGACTTTCCGATTGAAATCAAGGTGCTAGCAGATAACATGCAAAATGCAGAAAAGCTATACAATCGGATGCAGGCGTCACAATCAGCAGAAGAATTATTTCGTTTTGATAATTTAAGGGTGGATGTGGCGAATCCATCTGCAAACATTACGATCCCTGCTTACCAAGATACAATTCCCGTCAGAAATATGGAACCTGTGGATTCTGACAAAGGAGGAAGTTAA
- a CDS encoding small basic family protein: MWLPLLGLVVGVILGLLTDIRIPDEYSNYLSIAVLAALDTLFGGIRAHLQNIYDERVFVSGFFFNILLAASLAFLGVHLGVDLYLAAVFAFGVRLFQNIAVIRRILLTKWSTTREN, from the coding sequence ATGTGGCTCCCCTTATTGGGGTTAGTTGTCGGGGTCATACTTGGATTGCTTACTGATATTAGGATTCCTGATGAATACTCTAACTATTTATCGATCGCTGTACTAGCAGCACTTGATACGCTATTTGGTGGAATCAGGGCACATCTGCAAAATATTTATGATGAAAGGGTATTTGTGTCCGGATTTTTTTTCAATATTTTACTAGCTGCAAGTTTAGCTTTTCTAGGCGTACATCTTGGTGTAGACTTGTATTTAGCTGCTGTTTTTGCATTTGGAGTAAGACTATTTCAGAATATAGCAGTAATTCGTAGAATATTATTGACAAAATGGTCAACAACTCGGGAAAATTAG
- the ftsA gene encoding cell division protein FtsA yields the protein MNSNEIYVSLDIGTSSVKVIIGEMVNDSLNIIGVGNVKSEGLRKGSIVDIDDTVRSIKRAIEQAERMIGMDIRQVIVGVTGNHVSLQPCHGVVAVSSENREISDEDVARVIDAAQVVSIPPEKEIIDVIPKQFIVDGLDEITDPRGMIGVRLEMEGTIITGSKTILHNTLRCVERAGLDILDITLQPLAAGSFALSKDEKSLGVALVDIGGGSTTIAVFENGYLQATSVLPVGGDHVTKDISVGLRTSTEDAEKIKIKYGHAFYDHASEEEVFSIPTIGSDQHQQFNQLELSDIIEARMEETYDLIQAELIRLGYSDLPGGIVLTGGVANMQGVLELAQIVFQNRVRMAIPDYIGVREPQYATSVGLIQFAYKNSKLKGRQHDHSQVHELKEKRVQKQPQPKAKPEKHQPEEKMTTRVKKFLGYFFE from the coding sequence ATGAACAGCAATGAAATATATGTGAGTCTTGACATCGGTACATCCAGTGTAAAGGTTATTATTGGTGAAATGGTTAATGACTCTTTGAATATTATTGGTGTTGGCAATGTGAAGTCCGAAGGTTTGCGTAAGGGCTCCATTGTGGATATAGATGATACCGTTCGTTCAATTAAAAGGGCAATTGAGCAAGCAGAGCGCATGATAGGGATGGATATTAGACAAGTCATTGTCGGTGTAACAGGAAACCATGTTTCCTTACAGCCTTGTCATGGAGTTGTAGCTGTATCAAGTGAAAACCGTGAAATCTCAGATGAGGATGTAGCTAGAGTAATTGATGCTGCTCAGGTGGTGTCAATCCCACCTGAAAAGGAAATCATTGATGTAATCCCAAAACAGTTTATTGTGGATGGATTAGATGAAATTACAGATCCTCGGGGAATGATTGGGGTTCGACTCGAAATGGAAGGGACAATCATCACGGGTTCAAAGACCATACTACATAATACCCTTCGGTGCGTGGAGCGAGCTGGGTTAGACATTTTAGACATTACTTTGCAGCCCTTGGCAGCAGGTTCCTTTGCATTATCAAAGGATGAAAAGAGCCTTGGGGTTGCATTAGTTGATATTGGCGGCGGTTCTACTACCATCGCAGTGTTTGAAAATGGTTATCTCCAAGCAACAAGTGTACTACCTGTGGGTGGGGATCATGTTACAAAAGATATATCTGTGGGGCTAAGAACGTCGACAGAGGATGCCGAAAAAATCAAAATTAAGTATGGACACGCATTTTATGATCACGCCTCTGAGGAAGAAGTTTTTAGTATTCCGACTATCGGAAGTGATCAGCATCAACAATTTAATCAGTTGGAATTATCTGATATTATTGAAGCAAGAATGGAAGAAACATATGATTTGATCCAAGCAGAATTAATTCGCTTAGGATATTCTGACTTACCTGGTGGGATTGTGCTAACCGGTGGGGTTGCCAATATGCAAGGGGTATTGGAATTGGCACAAATTGTTTTCCAAAACCGTGTCAGAATGGCTATCCCTGACTATATCGGTGTTCGTGAACCGCAATATGCTACTTCTGTTGGTCTAATCCAATTTGCCTATAAAAATTCTAAATTAAAAGGCAGACAACATGATCATTCACAGGTTCATGAGTTAAAGGAAAAGCGTGTTCAAAAACAGCCGCAACCAAAAGCGAAGCCAGAAAAACATCAACCAGAAGAAAAAATGACAACACGAGTTAAAAAGTTCCTAGGATACTTTTTTGAGTAA
- the ftsZ gene encoding cell division protein FtsZ — translation MLEFDTNLDQLATIKVIGVGGGGNNAVNRMIEHGVQGVDFIAVNTDAQALNLSKAEIRMQIGGKLTRGLGAGANPEVGKKAAEESREQIEEALKGADMVFVTAGMGGGTGTGAAPVIAQIARELGALTVGVVTRPFTFEGKKRAAQAAGGIAGMKEAVDTLIVIPNDRLLEIVDKSTPMLEAFREADNVLRQGVQGISDLIAVPGLINLDFADVKTIMSSKGSALMGIGVAAGENRAAEAAKKAISSPLLETSIDGAQGVLMNITGGSNLSLYEVQEAADIVATASDQEVNMIFGSVINENLKDEIVVTVIATGFNEEVVQPKMVRPSFGQVKPGLNSAKRESKREEIPQEPIRQTPTSQQPEDTLDIPTFLRNRNRRR, via the coding sequence ATGTTGGAGTTTGATACGAATTTAGATCAACTAGCTACAATAAAAGTCATCGGCGTTGGTGGCGGCGGAAACAATGCTGTAAATAGAATGATTGAACACGGGGTACAAGGTGTTGACTTCATTGCTGTTAATACAGACGCACAAGCTTTAAATTTATCCAAAGCAGAAATTAGAATGCAGATTGGCGGAAAATTAACACGTGGTCTTGGTGCCGGAGCTAACCCTGAAGTAGGGAAGAAGGCTGCGGAAGAAAGCCGCGAACAAATTGAAGAGGCATTAAAAGGGGCAGACATGGTGTTTGTTACAGCCGGTATGGGTGGAGGCACTGGAACTGGTGCAGCGCCTGTTATTGCGCAAATTGCCCGTGAATTAGGTGCTCTTACTGTAGGTGTTGTTACTCGGCCCTTTACTTTTGAAGGGAAGAAGCGTGCGGCACAAGCAGCAGGCGGTATTGCTGGAATGAAAGAAGCAGTTGATACTCTCATCGTTATTCCAAATGATCGTTTATTGGAGATTGTTGATAAGAGTACTCCAATGCTAGAAGCATTCCGTGAAGCTGATAATGTCCTCCGTCAAGGTGTTCAAGGTATCTCTGATTTAATCGCTGTTCCAGGATTAATTAACCTTGACTTTGCTGATGTAAAAACAATCATGTCGAGCAAAGGTTCTGCCTTAATGGGAATTGGGGTTGCTGCAGGGGAAAATCGCGCAGCAGAAGCAGCTAAAAAGGCAATCTCCTCTCCACTGTTGGAAACTTCCATCGATGGTGCTCAAGGGGTCTTAATGAACATCACAGGTGGTTCAAACTTAAGTCTCTACGAAGTTCAGGAGGCAGCTGATATTGTGGCTACCGCTTCTGATCAAGAAGTAAATATGATTTTTGGTTCCGTAATTAACGAGAACTTAAAGGATGAAATTGTTGTTACAGTAATTGCGACTGGATTTAATGAGGAAGTTGTTCAGCCGAAAATGGTTCGTCCTTCTTTTGGACAAGTTAAGCCAGGATTAAATTCTGCTAAACGTGAATCTAAACGGGAAGAAATTCCACAAGAACCAATCCGTCAAACACCTACATCTCAACAACCTGAAGACACTTTAGATATTCCAACCTTTTTAAGAAATCGTAACCGTAGACGTTAA